CGAATGGGCTACCTGTTCGGAGAGTTTCCTGACCTCCTCGGCGACCACGGCAAAGCCCCGTCCCGATTCACCGGCTCTTGCTGCTTCGATGGCGGCATTCAAAGCCAGCAGGTTGGTCTGGTTGGAAATTTTATTTATGGCGGCGATGATATTGCTGATTTCTTTTGTTTTACCCACCAGTTCATGTACCGAATCCTGGATCCCCACGATTACATCCTGGATATTGCCTATGTGGGACAGAACCCCTTCAACTTTTTCCTGCCCCTGGGTGGCCTTGATATTGGCATCACGGCTTTCGTTTGCCATTTCCGTTGACTTTTGTGCCAGATCCTGGATGCTTTCGGCAAATGAATGGGTGGTGGCGGCAACTTCCTCGACGGCCGAGCTGATATTGATCGAGTAATCAGAAAGGTTTTTGCTTACGGCGGAAGCTTCACCGGCTATCTTTTGTGTGCCGCCTATGAGCAATTCCATTTTTCTGTTGGTCTGGCCAAGGTTTTTCTCCGAATCCATGATCATATCGACGAATTTCCGCCCCTGAAAGGCCATGAACACTATTCCGAAAGCACTGATTATGAAAGCGAAAGGGGCTGTGTCCAGATCGGTAGGCGTCAAATCGAGTCTGGGGCTGGGGATGTTGTACATGATGATGAAATTGGCCACTACTGATATTGCAGCTATGGATATAGTAAAATAAAGATTATAATACAGAGCGCTGATGGCAACCAGAAAAAACCAGAGAAAGGACAATTGCAATCCTTCCCCGGAAGAGATGATGATCGACAGAATTGTGATTGTGCCTGCGATAGCGATCAAATATTTCATAAATTTTCGATCCTGATAGTAACGCAGAAGAATGGTGCCTACAATCAGAAATACGATAGCCACAGCGCTGCTGATGATGAACGTGCTGATCTCGATCCGGGAGAAACCGATCAGATTGAGAATGATGGTAAAGACCAGGCCGACCAGTGAGGCCACCCATAAAAGACGCATAACCAACCTGTTGGTTTTGATTTCGTTTTGTTGTAGAAAATCTTTCATTGCTCTGCTGGCCCCCTTTTTACAGTTGGCAGGAATTCGGTGGTTTTGTAGATGAACCTGACCTAATTATACATGTTTCGAATGCATATTACAAAATCGAAACTTTTCTTTTTTGGTATATTGACAAGCCTGCAAAACTATATGATAATTATTATCAGTTAGTAAGAATGAGCAGAGGGAAGTGAAGGTTTGAAAAGATATTCCATGATTATCAGAAAAAATGGCCTGCGGGTTACACCGCAAAGAGTGCTGATATTGAAACTGATACGCGAAAGCAGTCTTCATCCTTCAGCCGAATCGCTCTGTGTACACGCCCGCGAAAGATACCCGGGCTTGAGCTTGAATACGGTGTACAGGACCCTGGATTTATTTGAGAAAAAAGGGTTGGTCAAGAGGTTTGATTTCGGTGAAAATATCTATCGTTATGACGGCAATACTGCTCCTCACGCTCATTTTTACTGTGTGGAATGCAAGCGACTGCAAGACATGGAAGGGGAACACATGAATCTGATCCATCGGGTGGGAGAGCAATGCAGCATCAAATATGGCATAAAGGTTATTGCGCTTGAACTGTTGATACGGGGAATATGCATGGAATGCATGAGGGGAAGGGAGGGGTGAAAGGCGAGAGATCGTGATCGAGAGAGCGGCATGGATTGTTTGGACCGATCGGGACGGTCCGGGTATCGCCATAACTCTAACGAAAAATTTTAAAGGATAAAGAAAAAGAAATCATGGAGATGGGGTGGGAATTTGGTCAAGACAGGCGGAAAGGTAAAAAACAAACGGAAGGCTCCCGTGAAAAGAGTTGCGGCTGCAGCCATGAACAGGACGGGAGGATCATGTGCAGGAGTCAAGTACCCGTGTACCTATTCCTGCAAAAAATGTTTTTTTGAATCTGTTTATCATTGAAACAAGAGTTTTCATTCAGGTGTGAAAGGGGGACGATGATGATGGTGAAGATGTGGCGGTGTATTGTCTGCGGCTATCTTCATGAAGGGGATGAACCCCCGGATTTGTGCCCGAAATGCGGGGCCCCGAAGGATAAATTTGAACTGTTGGATGAGGAAGAAACCGGGTTGATGAAAGATGCCTCCCTGACCAAGAGAAAATACGAACAGATCTTTGACCGGCTGGAAGAAATCAGGGAGATTGCTGAAGAAGGTATCGTCCTGGACCTCGATGAAGGATGCAACAAGATATTTGCCCGGGTAAAGGAAGATATCGCTGCCATTCATGGTATGATAGAAGATGAATTGTCGGGGCATGCAAAATATTGTATCTGGGTAAAGGCGGCGCAAGATGGGGAGATGGTCCCCCCAGAAACGAAAGAAAAATAATTGAGGGAGTGATTTCGGTGACCGAATTATTGCAGGTTTACAAATGCATGGTTTGCGGAAACATAGTGGAGGTTCTGCATACGGGAGTGGGCAAATTGGTCTGCTGTGGCCAGAACATGAACCTGTTTACGGAGAACACGGAGGACGCCGCATACGAGAAGCATGTGCCGGCGGTAAGTAGAGAGGATGGAAAGGTGGTTGTGAAGATCGGTAGTGTCCCCCACCCGATGGAAGAGAAACATTATATCGAATGGGTGGAGTTGATAGCGGGGAACAAGGTGTATCGTCAAACATTGCTACCCGGAGAGGAGCCGGAAGTTGTCTTCGATTGTGTGGAAGACGGGCAGATCGTGGTGCGGGAATATTGCAACATCCATGGCCTCTGGAAAACCGAGCTCGCGGATTGACCTGTTCCATGCTTTGTGAAATCATTGGCCTGTGGCCGGAACCGATTGTACAATATTTACCCCTGTGACGGGGAATTGTTTGAAAGTCATTTCCCCAATATCATGAATGCTGTCGGAGCCAGGTGACGGGTATCAGACGGAAAGAACAATTTCAGAACACACAAGGCGGTGTTATAAAATGAAAAAGTATGTTTGTGAAGTATGTGATTATGTTTACGATCCGGCGGAGGGTGATCCTGACAACGACATATCACCCGGTACGGCTTTTGAAGATCTGCCCGACGATTGGGAATGTCCGGTCTGTGGTGTCGGGAAAGATGAATTTGTTGAAATAATCGAGTAACAGGTGATCGAAAAGTGGATATCAATCTTTTTACACAGAAATCAAGGGAAGCCATGGAGATGGCCCAGCGTGAAGCTCTTGAGCGGGGGCATCAGGTCCTGAACCCTTTACATCTTCTTTCAGCATTGCTGGCACAGGAGAAGGGGATGACTGTCCGGCTTTTCCAGGAAATCGGCGTTGATCAACAGCAACTTGAACAGGGATTGGAAAAATTGCTGGGGAAAATTCCCCGTGTGTCCGGCTACCAGGGCGCGTTGCAGATGAGCCCCAACCTGACTCGTGTTTTATACAGGGCGGAGCAGGAAACGAAACAGCTCATGGATGAATATATAAGCGCGGAACATCTGTTGCTGGCAATGATAGAGGTCGGTGAAGATGACCTGAAGTCACTTCTGTCACAGCAGGGTGTTGGCCGGAACTCCATGCTCAATGCTTTGAAATCGGTACGTGGTTCCCAACGAGTTACTTCCGACCAACCGGAAGCAACCTACGAGGCCTTGACTCGCTATGGCCGTGACCTGATTGCCCTGGCGGCGGAAGGGAAACTGGATCCAGTCATCGGGCGGGATGATGAGGCCCGCCGGATCATGGAAATATTGTCCCGGCGCACCAAGAACA
Above is a window of Bacillota bacterium DNA encoding:
- a CDS encoding transcriptional repressor, yielding MKRYSMIIRKNGLRVTPQRVLILKLIRESSLHPSAESLCVHARERYPGLSLNTVYRTLDLFEKKGLVKRFDFGENIYRYDGNTAPHAHFYCVECKRLQDMEGEHMNLIHRVGEQCSIKYGIKVIALELLIRGICMECMRGREG
- a CDS encoding rubredoxin — its product is MMMVKMWRCIVCGYLHEGDEPPDLCPKCGAPKDKFELLDEEETGLMKDASLTKRKYEQIFDRLEEIREIAEEGIVLDLDEGCNKIFARVKEDIAAIHGMIEDELSGHAKYCIWVKAAQDGEMVPPETKEK
- a CDS encoding desulfoferrodoxin; protein product: MTELLQVYKCMVCGNIVEVLHTGVGKLVCCGQNMNLFTENTEDAAYEKHVPAVSREDGKVVVKIGSVPHPMEEKHYIEWVELIAGNKVYRQTLLPGEEPEVVFDCVEDGQIVVREYCNIHGLWKTELAD
- a CDS encoding rubredoxin gives rise to the protein MKKYVCEVCDYVYDPAEGDPDNDISPGTAFEDLPDDWECPVCGVGKDEFVEIIE